The Ochrobactrum quorumnocens genome has a segment encoding these proteins:
- a CDS encoding LacI family DNA-binding transcriptional regulator, whose translation MNNPRKVTIYDISERAGVSASTVASVMNGSWKNRRITKATADKVQGIAGELGYTINLQARGLRISNSGLIGMILPMLDNRYFSSMAASFETVARSRNLVPVVASTLRDPQQERSTVETLIAHNIDALLIAGATDPDSVAKLCETAHLKHINVDLPGKHGASVISDNYDGARQLTQQMARRRSRGKENRFYFIGGVDSDHNTRARVRGYQDELAALNLPVHADAIMTNGYSPDIAARTIRDIYNKLNGLPEALFVNSTSPFEGVVSFLKTLPVDEVRECSIGCFDWDPFIEVLHFPVVMIRQNVQTMIERAFELLDEPVQTTDLPEMISTELIVPRDL comes from the coding sequence ATGAATAATCCTCGGAAAGTAACCATCTATGATATATCGGAGAGAGCTGGTGTATCAGCCTCGACCGTTGCTTCCGTTATGAATGGATCTTGGAAGAATCGAAGGATTACTAAGGCAACAGCCGATAAAGTCCAGGGTATAGCGGGTGAACTTGGATATACAATCAATCTTCAGGCACGCGGACTGCGCATATCAAATTCCGGCCTGATCGGCATGATCTTGCCGATGCTGGACAATCGCTATTTCAGTTCTATGGCAGCTTCGTTTGAAACGGTGGCGCGCTCACGCAATCTTGTCCCCGTCGTGGCCAGCACATTGCGCGACCCACAACAGGAACGCAGTACCGTGGAAACATTGATCGCCCATAATATCGACGCATTGTTGATCGCTGGCGCAACTGACCCGGACAGTGTCGCCAAGCTTTGTGAAACGGCTCACCTGAAACACATCAATGTAGATCTCCCGGGCAAACACGGCGCATCCGTCATCAGCGACAATTATGATGGCGCCCGTCAGCTCACGCAACAAATGGCCAGACGTAGGTCACGTGGGAAAGAAAACCGTTTCTACTTCATCGGCGGGGTGGACAGCGACCACAACACACGTGCGCGGGTACGGGGCTACCAAGATGAGCTGGCTGCACTGAACCTTCCGGTTCACGCTGACGCCATCATGACGAATGGGTACAGTCCCGATATCGCTGCAAGAACGATCCGTGATATTTACAACAAATTGAACGGACTACCTGAGGCACTATTCGTTAATTCGACAAGCCCTTTTGAGGGCGTCGTCAGCTTTCTCAAAACGCTTCCGGTTGATGAGGTTCGAGAGTGTTCCATCGGGTGTTTCGATTGGGATCCCTTCATTGAAGTTCTCCACTTCCCGGTTGTGATGATCCGTCAGAATGTCCAGACAATGATCGAGCGTGCATTTGAGCTTCTAGACGAACCCGTTCAAACAACCGACCTACCCGAAATGATTTCGACGGAGCTGATCGTTCCCCGCGATCTTTGA
- a CDS encoding type II toxin-antitoxin system VapC family toxin produces the protein MPEIKLNGYLLDTSVISAFAPGRPSLSLELASWFKDNADDLYLSSMTVQEIQKGASKLVLVSRGESRRASDLLEWLEKLLTDFGDKVLPIDPHVAHVAGVMEAEATSIGRNSGLAEVLIATTAKAHDLKLLTVNLKHFLPLDVVCRNPLSEDR, from the coding sequence ATGCCAGAAATCAAGTTGAATGGGTATCTGCTGGATACGTCAGTAATATCAGCATTTGCGCCTGGTCGGCCGTCGTTGTCACTGGAACTGGCTTCGTGGTTCAAAGACAACGCAGATGACCTTTATCTGTCTTCGATGACGGTGCAGGAAATCCAAAAGGGAGCGTCCAAGCTAGTACTTGTGAGCCGGGGTGAGTCCAGGCGGGCGTCGGATCTGCTTGAGTGGCTGGAAAAGCTGCTTACCGATTTCGGCGATAAAGTGCTTCCTATAGATCCTCATGTTGCTCACGTTGCAGGTGTCATGGAAGCCGAGGCGACTTCCATTGGGCGCAATTCTGGACTTGCTGAGGTCCTTATTGCTACCACGGCGAAAGCTCACGATCTGAAGCTGTTGACGGTGAACTTGAAGCATTTTCTCCCGCTGGATGTGGTTTGTCGGAATCCGTTGAGTGAAGATCGTTAA
- a CDS encoding HigA family addiction module antitoxin → MMKNHPHPGELLREDVLMPLGLEVTEAAHRLGIARTTLSRIINGHAGISPDLAIRLEQAGVSTARFWMNLQANYELSKAQERDRPVVQRLQPAA, encoded by the coding sequence ATGATGAAAAACCATCCCCATCCCGGTGAACTACTGCGCGAAGACGTGTTGATGCCGTTGGGTCTAGAAGTCACTGAAGCCGCTCATCGGCTCGGAATAGCACGAACTACGCTGTCGCGAATTATCAATGGCCATGCCGGGATTAGCCCTGATCTGGCGATCAGGCTAGAGCAGGCAGGTGTAAGCACTGCTCGCTTTTGGATGAACTTGCAGGCCAATTACGAGTTGTCGAAGGCTCAGGAGCGCGACCGGCCAGTAGTGCAGAGATTGCAACCGGCTGCATAG
- a CDS encoding type II toxin-antitoxin system RelE/ParE family toxin, protein MIISFRHKGLKRLYETGSTRGVQAAHAPKLKRILAVLDAAIKPGELDHPGYRLHPLHGDLEGHWSVWVNGNWRVTFRFIGADAELVDYKDYH, encoded by the coding sequence ATGATAATCAGCTTCCGTCACAAAGGCCTTAAGCGCCTATATGAAACAGGTTCGACCCGTGGCGTGCAGGCGGCACACGCGCCGAAACTGAAGCGCATTTTGGCGGTGCTGGATGCCGCGATCAAGCCGGGAGAGCTAGACCATCCGGGCTACCGGCTTCATCCACTTCATGGCGATCTAGAAGGACATTGGTCAGTGTGGGTCAACGGTAACTGGCGGGTCACGTTTCGTTTCATTGGGGCCGACGCGGAACTAGTCGATTACAAAGACTATCATTGA
- a CDS encoding transposase: MAALHTDDFRREAVRIALTSGLTRRQVATDLGVGLSTLSKWIQRSRPADMPPANDIDLAKENERLRKENRLLLEEREVLKKATVFFANQSK, encoded by the coding sequence ATGGCAGCCTTACATACTGACGATTTCAGACGTGAAGCAGTTCGCATTGCCCTCACAAGCGGGCTTACTCGCCGCCAGGTAGCAACCGATTTAGGCGTTGGTCTTTCTACTCTATCCAAATGGATACAGCGCTCTCGCCCCGCGGATATGCCTCCAGCTAACGATATCGATTTGGCGAAAGAAAATGAACGCTTGCGTAAAGAGAACCGCCTACTTTTGGAGGAGAGGGAGGTATTAAAAAAGGCAACCGTGTTCTTTGCGAACCAAAGCAAGTGA
- a CDS encoding helix-turn-helix domain-containing protein: protein MKLSTAEERLSKEFGAAIRNRRKTLGYTQEELADMIGSNRRFISELERGKGTSYLGPALAAAETLGLQISRMLSEKKIGSGLNLPPFNGVR, encoded by the coding sequence ATGAAGCTTTCCACCGCTGAAGAACGCTTGTCTAAAGAGTTCGGTGCTGCAATACGGAACCGTAGAAAAACCTTGGGTTACACTCAGGAAGAACTCGCAGACATGATAGGAAGCAATCGGCGTTTTATCAGTGAGCTTGAGCGAGGAAAGGGGACAAGTTATCTTGGGCCTGCTCTAGCCGCCGCAGAGACACTTGGTTTGCAGATTAGCAGGATGTTGTCCGAGAAGAAAATAGGGTCTGGGTTAAATCTCCCTCCATTCAATGGGGTAAGATGA
- a CDS encoding type II toxin-antitoxin system HipA family toxin, whose protein sequence is MQLYYENYLVGEIIEQNDIPPRFLYQDSWLNLEGAFPLSTTMPLRAEPWDWSHLAPWLINLLPEDHEAIRMIARILDVPHTDILALLGRLGRDTSGAISFAERGSTELEAREIESEEALERIINELPRKPFLAGEDGVSMSLAGVQTKLAVRITDAGSIAVPLNGTASSHILKPDSERLWGGVHNEALCLTLAGLVGLNAPAVTTGKAGKRHYLLVERYDRLATSGHLRRLHQEDFCQALGLPPSAKYQHNQSNGPKGSFAKIVDRLRAVGGGADVYQLWDAMVFNVLCCNTDAHLKNYSLLIEGDRVKLAPIYDVMCAKVWDGITENLALDVADKRRGDDLAGRHWKREAEKCGLSQRSALQRVVRLASTVVDQLKTAVERVEAMPAGGHVMLAEIRNEVTARCSRILNNIGN, encoded by the coding sequence ATGCAACTATACTACGAGAATTACTTAGTAGGCGAAATCATAGAGCAGAATGATATCCCGCCCCGATTTTTATATCAGGATAGTTGGTTGAATCTTGAAGGTGCATTTCCACTCTCAACAACTATGCCCCTTAGAGCGGAGCCATGGGATTGGTCTCATCTCGCGCCATGGTTAATCAACCTGTTGCCCGAAGATCATGAAGCAATCCGTATGATTGCACGAATATTGGATGTACCACATACCGATATACTGGCGCTGTTAGGACGATTAGGAAGAGACACCTCGGGAGCAATATCGTTTGCAGAACGGGGATCAACAGAACTTGAAGCAAGGGAAATAGAATCCGAAGAGGCTTTGGAGCGGATTATCAATGAACTGCCTCGCAAGCCATTTCTGGCGGGTGAGGATGGTGTTTCCATGTCTCTAGCTGGCGTGCAAACAAAACTTGCTGTTCGCATTACGGATGCAGGAAGTATAGCTGTTCCCCTAAACGGAACAGCTTCAAGCCATATTTTAAAGCCCGACAGTGAACGGTTATGGGGCGGCGTACATAATGAAGCTCTGTGTTTAACGTTGGCTGGTTTGGTCGGTTTGAACGCGCCCGCCGTGACTACAGGTAAGGCGGGTAAGCGGCATTATCTATTGGTAGAACGCTACGACCGTTTGGCAACTAGTGGTCACCTGCGGAGATTGCACCAGGAGGATTTTTGTCAGGCCCTTGGCCTCCCCCCTTCCGCAAAGTACCAACATAATCAATCGAACGGTCCAAAAGGTAGTTTTGCAAAGATAGTTGATAGACTGAGAGCAGTTGGCGGCGGAGCCGATGTATATCAGCTTTGGGATGCCATGGTATTTAACGTGCTATGTTGTAACACGGACGCCCATTTAAAAAACTATTCACTTTTGATTGAAGGCGATCGTGTCAAACTTGCACCCATCTACGATGTTATGTGTGCAAAAGTTTGGGATGGCATCACCGAGAATCTAGCGCTTGATGTGGCAGATAAACGACGTGGCGATGATCTTGCAGGGCGACACTGGAAGCGAGAAGCGGAAAAATGTGGGTTATCACAACGTTCAGCGTTACAACGTGTGGTACGGCTAGCATCAACGGTGGTTGATCAGCTTAAGACCGCAGTTGAACGTGTTGAAGCAATGCCAGCAGGAGGTCACGTAATGCTCGCCGAAATTCGGAACGAAGTAACTGCGCGGTGTAGTCGTATTCTCAATAATATTGGCAATTGA
- a CDS encoding aminotransferase class V-fold PLP-dependent enzyme yields MTELDLRNMRSNLPIRERLGLRPIINVSGTMTALGASIVVPEAIRAMQEIAPEFVEMDDLQRKASAIIARSTGGEAGFITACCASGMALAIAGAITGDDLLAVEALPDNGRLKKTEVIVQQGHLVSFGGNVEQLIRMSGGKVIQAGTVSSTHDYHIANAINEHTAAALYVISHHTVQYGMIPLPQFAEICRQRGIPVIVDAASEYDFKTFLEQGADIVIYSGHKFLGGPTSGIVTGRKDLVRSAYLQNRGIGRLMKVGKESIAGVMAALEAWEQRDHRTIRNTEREALELWRSKLNHINGVNSVIVPDPTDNPLDRLEISIKPESGFTAAGLARALAELDPPIVVRGHEVERGHFYLDPCNLHPGEAEIVAESISRLLENKARPDFAMMQVSKRTTSVLNWPD; encoded by the coding sequence ATGACTGAACTGGATCTGAGAAATATGCGCTCCAATTTGCCAATCAGGGAAAGACTGGGCCTTCGTCCAATCATCAACGTATCCGGTACCATGACAGCTCTCGGCGCTTCGATCGTTGTTCCAGAGGCAATCCGGGCAATGCAGGAGATTGCGCCAGAATTTGTGGAGATGGATGATCTTCAACGAAAAGCGAGTGCCATCATAGCCAGATCGACCGGGGGAGAGGCTGGTTTCATCACTGCGTGCTGCGCGAGTGGGATGGCATTGGCAATAGCTGGTGCGATAACTGGTGATGACCTGCTCGCTGTTGAGGCATTACCGGATAATGGCCGTTTGAAAAAGACCGAAGTCATCGTTCAACAAGGTCATCTAGTCAGTTTTGGCGGAAACGTCGAACAATTGATACGGATGAGCGGGGGAAAAGTCATCCAAGCTGGTACCGTCAGCAGTACGCATGATTATCATATAGCCAACGCGATAAATGAACATACAGCAGCGGCGCTATATGTAATTTCTCATCACACGGTTCAGTACGGGATGATCCCGCTGCCGCAGTTCGCTGAAATTTGCCGTCAACGAGGCATCCCAGTTATTGTCGATGCAGCCTCCGAGTATGACTTCAAAACTTTCCTTGAGCAGGGTGCCGACATCGTCATTTATAGTGGTCACAAATTCCTCGGTGGACCGACCTCTGGAATTGTGACCGGCCGTAAAGACCTCGTGCGCAGCGCTTATCTTCAAAATCGGGGTATCGGTCGGTTGATGAAAGTGGGCAAGGAGAGCATAGCGGGAGTGATGGCCGCTTTGGAGGCCTGGGAACAGCGGGATCATCGTACTATTCGCAACACTGAACGTGAAGCGCTTGAATTGTGGCGCTCTAAACTCAACCACATCAACGGCGTAAATTCAGTTATTGTGCCCGACCCAACCGACAACCCACTGGATCGTTTGGAAATCTCCATAAAACCAGAGTCTGGCTTCACCGCCGCTGGATTGGCTAGGGCGCTAGCGGAGCTGGACCCGCCAATTGTCGTTCGCGGACATGAAGTAGAAAGGGGGCATTTCTATCTTGATCCTTGCAATCTGCACCCCGGTGAGGCGGAGATTGTTGCTGAATCAATCAGTCGTCTTCTGGAGAATAAAGCGCGCCCCGATTTCGCAATGATGCAGGTGTCTAAGCGGACTACTAGCGTACTCAATTGGCCCGACTGA
- a CDS encoding RidA family protein: MTAAVRLKNLGIELSSPQTPIGNFSNFGTTGNLIFISGQGPVDAHGQLQKGKVGSNVDVETAYEHARLVAINLLSVLQFSIGSLDRVKRVVKIVGFVNAVSDFERHPEVINGCSDLLVEILGERGVHARSSIGVGSLPNNITVEIEAIIEIYEGEGVHD; encoded by the coding sequence ATGACGGCTGCAGTTCGGTTGAAGAATCTCGGTATCGAGCTTTCTTCACCTCAGACCCCTATCGGCAATTTTTCTAACTTCGGCACAACAGGAAATCTCATTTTTATCTCAGGACAGGGGCCCGTTGATGCTCATGGGCAACTGCAAAAAGGGAAAGTCGGGTCTAACGTCGATGTTGAAACGGCTTATGAGCATGCGCGGTTAGTCGCGATTAATCTTCTTTCGGTACTCCAGTTTTCGATCGGAAGCCTCGATCGTGTGAAAAGAGTGGTCAAAATCGTTGGATTTGTGAACGCAGTTTCTGACTTCGAAAGGCACCCGGAAGTAATCAACGGATGTTCAGATCTGCTCGTGGAAATTCTGGGAGAACGTGGTGTCCATGCGCGCTCGTCGATTGGGGTTGGATCGCTTCCGAATAATATTACCGTGGAAATAGAAGCAATTATCGAAATTTACGAGGGTGAGGGTGTCCATGACTGA
- a CDS encoding amino acid ABC transporter ATP-binding protein, which translates to MVETSDKSLLQIRSLGKSFGSVNVLNSVDLNVRKGEVVSVIGPSGSGKTTLLRCVNFLESYEKGSIQIDGQEVGFRDGNNRQRRTETDLARIRAETGMVFQSFNLFPHLTAVQNVMLGLIKVRGMSKNDARAKAEHWLKRVGLGHRIDNLPGELSGGQQQRVGIARAVAMDPKILLLDEITSALDPQLVNEVLDVVHQLAEEGMTMLMVTHEIAFARDASDRIVFMAEGVVAAEGPPSDLPSMMADSERLRNFLARFNAKPLF; encoded by the coding sequence ATGGTCGAAACATCGGACAAATCACTTCTTCAAATTAGAAGCCTTGGGAAATCATTTGGATCAGTAAATGTGCTGAATTCTGTCGATCTTAACGTGAGAAAAGGTGAGGTCGTCTCCGTGATCGGCCCCTCCGGGAGTGGAAAGACCACGCTCTTACGATGTGTCAATTTCTTGGAAAGCTACGAAAAAGGCTCTATCCAGATCGACGGGCAGGAAGTTGGCTTCCGCGATGGGAATAATCGCCAAAGACGAACTGAAACGGATCTAGCACGCATCCGCGCAGAGACCGGTATGGTGTTTCAGAGCTTTAATTTATTTCCACATCTGACGGCTGTGCAGAACGTTATGCTCGGCCTTATCAAAGTGCGTGGTATGTCGAAGAACGATGCTCGTGCTAAAGCAGAGCATTGGTTAAAGCGGGTGGGATTGGGACATAGAATCGATAACTTGCCTGGCGAATTGTCCGGAGGGCAACAACAACGTGTTGGGATAGCACGAGCGGTCGCAATGGATCCGAAGATCCTTCTACTTGATGAAATTACTTCGGCACTCGATCCCCAACTTGTAAATGAAGTGCTTGACGTGGTTCATCAGCTTGCTGAGGAAGGCATGACTATGTTGATGGTCACCCATGAAATTGCATTCGCCCGCGATGCGAGTGACCGGATTGTCTTTATGGCAGAAGGCGTAGTCGCTGCCGAAGGCCCGCCGAGTGATTTGCCCTCGATGATGGCAGATAGCGAGCGGCTCCGAAACTTCCTCGCGCGCTTTAATGCAAAGCCCCTGTTCTAG
- a CDS encoding amino acid ABC transporter permease: MATIFYALPFLGKGLLITLWVSLLVVAFSLALGLVLGVGIVYGPKPVRWVVRLFSDCVRGIPILVLIFAVYYGLPPLGLDLNAFWAGVLALTLFKTAQVIEYVRGAIGSIPKGQMEAGKAIGLTFPQRLAYVIFPQALRRFLPPWINGVTDAVKGSALISLLGVVDLMQSINEVIGRTYEAMPLYILGAFMYFAINFSLSSLSKAVERRYSFIRD, encoded by the coding sequence ATGGCCACAATATTTTACGCTCTTCCATTTCTTGGAAAGGGCCTCCTGATTACGCTCTGGGTTTCTTTACTGGTTGTCGCATTTTCGCTTGCATTGGGTTTGGTTTTGGGTGTCGGCATCGTCTACGGCCCAAAACCTGTGCGATGGGTGGTGCGCCTGTTTAGCGATTGCGTTCGGGGCATACCGATACTGGTGCTCATCTTTGCAGTGTATTACGGCCTGCCTCCGCTGGGGCTCGATCTTAATGCTTTCTGGGCCGGCGTGTTGGCTCTCACGCTATTCAAAACTGCTCAAGTTATTGAGTACGTGCGTGGTGCTATCGGATCTATACCGAAAGGCCAGATGGAGGCGGGCAAAGCGATCGGCCTGACGTTTCCTCAACGGCTCGCCTACGTCATTTTTCCTCAAGCGCTTCGTCGATTTCTGCCGCCTTGGATCAACGGTGTTACCGACGCCGTCAAGGGGAGCGCCCTCATTTCGTTGCTCGGGGTGGTCGACCTGATGCAGTCCATCAACGAGGTAATAGGGCGTACTTACGAGGCAATGCCGCTCTATATCCTTGGAGCATTCATGTATTTCGCGATCAATTTCAGTCTGTCTTCACTCAGTAAGGCAGTTGAGCGTCGCTATTCGTTCATCCGGGATTAG
- a CDS encoding amino acid ABC transporter permease codes for MNYHLNFNLIWRHFERLWEGLVLSLELAVVSIAIGSVIGLGLAIWYVSGGRTVRTAISAYVEFIRNVPLILLVYLVFYGLPTVVNIAYSPTISFVITLSLYSGAYLVEVFRSGLEAVPRGHIDAGKAIGLTPIQRLLYVRLPTMTRITLPALSNTFISLFKDTSVASVISVPELAYGAQWINFNTFRIVEVYLVVTAMYLVTGYTILFGLRALERRFKVER; via the coding sequence GTGAACTATCATCTCAATTTTAATTTGATTTGGCGACATTTCGAACGCTTGTGGGAAGGACTTGTTCTAAGTCTAGAACTTGCGGTGGTGTCTATTGCGATTGGCTCGGTCATCGGACTTGGTCTGGCCATCTGGTACGTTTCAGGGGGCAGGACCGTCCGCACTGCAATATCAGCATACGTCGAATTCATTCGTAACGTTCCTCTTATTCTACTGGTCTATCTGGTATTTTATGGCCTGCCCACAGTTGTTAACATCGCATACAGCCCAACAATCTCGTTCGTTATCACCCTGTCGCTTTATTCAGGAGCGTATCTCGTCGAGGTTTTCCGCTCCGGGCTTGAAGCTGTTCCACGCGGGCATATTGATGCAGGCAAAGCGATCGGACTCACGCCGATACAGCGGTTGCTCTACGTCCGCCTTCCTACGATGACACGCATAACGCTGCCTGCTTTATCAAATACCTTTATTTCACTGTTCAAGGACACATCAGTTGCGTCAGTAATCTCAGTACCGGAACTTGCCTACGGCGCCCAGTGGATCAACTTTAATACATTTCGGATTGTTGAGGTCTACCTGGTTGTTACGGCGATGTATCTCGTAACAGGGTACACAATTTTGTTCGGTCTGCGCGCCCTTGAGCGAAGATTTAAGGTGGAACGTTAG
- a CDS encoding transporter substrate-binding domain-containing protein: MGDISQRRNFLKLGLGGVAVGTALGATLASGEEAAAQASSDSVLRTVIDRGHLIIGTGSTNAPWHFENDKGELVGMDITMGRILAKGLFDDETKVEFVKQDAQQRIPNIMTGKVDATIQFMTISPQRAQLINYSRPYYVEGVALLTKPDSALKTFDQLLSNGNSTRVSILQNVDAEQTVHAALPDAQVMQIDTQANVLQALEAKRVDAAAVDLSTVRWLASKNPDKYFDAGKQWNSMLYGAAVRQSDLDWLTFVNATFTVAMFGHQTALYDAGFKEFFGLDAPARKPGFPMI, translated from the coding sequence ATGGGCGATATTTCGCAGCGACGTAATTTTCTAAAACTTGGACTTGGTGGCGTTGCGGTCGGAACGGCATTGGGTGCAACCCTTGCGAGCGGCGAAGAGGCTGCCGCGCAAGCAAGTAGTGACAGTGTTTTGCGAACGGTTATCGATCGCGGGCACTTAATCATCGGCACCGGTAGCACCAATGCTCCTTGGCATTTTGAGAATGATAAAGGCGAACTCGTAGGCATGGATATCACGATGGGCCGAATTCTTGCGAAAGGGCTTTTCGATGATGAAACCAAGGTTGAGTTTGTAAAGCAGGACGCACAGCAACGTATCCCGAACATTATGACAGGTAAGGTCGATGCGACGATCCAGTTCATGACCATTTCGCCGCAACGTGCGCAGCTCATAAATTACTCGCGCCCTTATTATGTAGAGGGCGTGGCGTTGTTAACGAAGCCGGATTCAGCGTTAAAGACCTTTGATCAGCTTCTATCCAATGGAAACTCCACCCGGGTCTCTATTCTCCAGAATGTGGATGCGGAGCAAACGGTACACGCCGCACTGCCGGACGCGCAGGTCATGCAGATCGACACGCAGGCTAACGTTCTTCAGGCTTTGGAAGCGAAGCGCGTTGACGCAGCAGCGGTAGATCTATCGACTGTTCGCTGGCTGGCCTCCAAGAACCCGGATAAATATTTCGACGCAGGCAAGCAATGGAACAGCATGCTTTATGGTGCCGCAGTTCGTCAGAGCGATCTCGACTGGCTTACTTTCGTCAATGCCACATTCACTGTCGCGATGTTCGGGCATCAAACCGCTCTCTATGATGCTGGGTTCAAAGAGTTTTTTGGGCTGGATGCTCCAGCACGAAAGCCCGGTTTCCCGATGATCTGA
- a CDS encoding IclR family transcriptional regulator: MDPEVKPTKPKTRQAQAPRERGLDRVIKLFSYLHSMRRPVRLAEIPKGIDAPRSTIYSLVGILAEAGILEVNGDDNRVSFGKLMYIYGSSYLRENSTLERGKNAVDRLAEQTGETCELCVRHNNRQLIVHTALGSRPLRISSEAGSEIPLPWTASGRVLLSSWSEREIKELFEANDYILPNQRAIDPDSFVTECHSAKSMSTFTTVGLINSFSQCIAAPVTDASGNIEATICFVLPLDIPSSRKSELEDELIATAHKISI; this comes from the coding sequence GTGGATCCTGAAGTTAAACCGACCAAACCTAAGACAAGACAGGCTCAAGCTCCTCGGGAGCGCGGCCTAGACAGGGTCATTAAACTGTTTTCATACTTACACAGTATGCGCCGGCCAGTTAGACTCGCGGAAATCCCTAAAGGCATCGACGCGCCTCGCTCAACTATTTATAGTTTGGTTGGAATTCTCGCTGAGGCAGGCATTCTTGAGGTGAATGGCGACGATAATAGAGTTAGCTTCGGCAAGCTCATGTACATCTATGGCTCTAGCTACCTTCGGGAGAATAGCACACTTGAGCGGGGCAAAAACGCCGTCGATAGGCTCGCGGAACAGACAGGGGAAACATGCGAGCTTTGCGTTCGCCACAACAACCGCCAGCTGATTGTTCATACAGCACTCGGATCGCGTCCGCTACGGATCAGTTCAGAGGCTGGATCGGAAATTCCTCTGCCATGGACAGCCTCAGGTCGGGTGCTGCTTTCATCCTGGTCAGAACGCGAGATTAAAGAGCTGTTTGAAGCCAATGATTACATCCTCCCAAATCAGAGGGCTATCGATCCTGACTCATTTGTGACTGAATGTCACTCTGCTAAATCGATGAGTACTTTCACGACCGTTGGACTGATTAACAGTTTCTCACAATGCATAGCAGCACCCGTGACAGATGCCTCTGGAAACATTGAAGCAACGATTTGTTTCGTGCTTCCCTTAGATATACCTTCAAGCCGTAAATCGGAACTAGAGGACGAGCTGATAGCAACAGCCCACAAGATATCGATTTAG